The sequence below is a genomic window from Cedecea neteri.
TGGCGGTCTTCACCGGCAGATCTGATTTCTTATCATTCCCCGGAATAAACGGGCTCCACGGCTGGGCGCGCACCGGCTTATCCGTCTGCCATACCACGTTGAACTGGCCGTTGCTTTCGATCTCGCCGATCATCACCGGTTTGTGCAGATGGTGGTTGGTGGCGTCCATGGTCAGGGTAAAGCCGGAAGGCGCGTTAAAGGTCTGCCCGGCCATCGCCGCGCGGACTTTATCCACGTCCGTCGTGCCCGCTTTCTCTACGGCCTGCGCCCACATGTGAATACCGACGTAAGTCGCTTCCATCGGATCGTTGGTGACCACGGTATTGGCGTTCGGCAGGTTGTGGGTTTTGGCGTAGGCCTTCCACTCGCTGACGAACTGTTTGTTGGTCGGGTTATCGACGGACTCGAAGTAGTTCCAGGCCGCGAGGTTACCCACCAGCGGTTTGGTGTCGATGCCACGCAGCTCTTCCTCACCTACGGAGAAGGCCACCACCGGCACGTCGGTCGCCTTCAGGCCCTGGTTCGCCAGCTCTTTGTAGAACGGCACGTTGGAGTCGCCATTGATGGTGGAGATCACCGCCGTCTTACCGCCCGCGGAGAATTTTTTGATATTGGCTACGATGGTCTGGTAGTCGCTGTGTCCAAACGGCGTGTAGACTTCTTCGATGTCTTTATCCTGGACGCCCTTAGAGTGCAGGAAGGCGCGCAGGATCTTGTTGGTGGTTCGCGGATAAACGTAATCCGTGCCCAGCAGGAAGAAGCGTTTCGCCGCCCCGCCGTCTTCGCTCATCAGGTATTCCACCGCCGGAATCGCCTGCTGGTTAGGTGCCGCCCCGGTGTAGAACACGTTAGGTGACATCTCTTCCCCTTCGTACTGCACCGGGTAGAACAGCAGGCCGTTCAGCTCCTCAAAGACCGGCAGCACCGATTTACGCGACACGGACGTCCAGCAGCCAAAGACCACGGCCACTTTGTCCTGGCTCAGCAACTGGCGGGCTTTTTCAGCGAACAGCGGCCAGTTAGACGCCGGATCAACCACCACCGGCTCGAGTTTTTTCCCCAGCACGCCGCCCTTAGCATTAATGTCGTCGATGGTCATTAACGCCACGTCTTTCAGCGGCGTTTCTGAGATAGCCATGGTGCCCGACAGCGAGTGCATGATCCCGACTTTGATGGTGTCCGCCGCATGGGCTGCGAAAGCCCACCCGAAGCTGACAACCGAAGCGGAAAGCGCGAAAGCTTTAACAAAGGTACGACGTTGCATAAGTCTGACTCCCCTGAAGTAACAATAAGTGATTAGCTCAGCTTGAATTGCCGGGCCTGGTGCAGCATATGAAGCGTTATCTGACGAACCTCTTTCTGACTTGCGGCGATGTGGTCGTGTAGTCGGGTTTGGGCCTCCTCAAGGTTACGGTCCCGGACGGCGAGCAGGATCTGCCCATGTTCGGCATAGGTTGCGCTGACGCGCGGCTGGCGGGTAAAGTCCAGCCTGCGCACAATGCGAATTTTTTCGGTGATCTCCCGGTGAACCCTCGCCATTTCAGAGTTACCCGCCGCAGAGACCAGCGTCATGTGAAAAGCCTCGTCGTGCGGGGCGACGTTCATTCCCTCAGCCAGCGGTGGTTCATCCAGCCAGAACTGTTTCAGCGCCTGCAGCGGCAGCGGGAAAACGGAGTCAGCCCGCTGGCAAAGCCGTTTCACCGCCTCCAGCTCCAGTACAATACGCAGATCGTAAAGCGCCTCGAGATGATCGAAATCGACCGCGCGGATCTGCCAGCCGCTGCGGGGCTGTACGTCGACATAGCCTTCCTGCTGCAGGGCATAAAGCGCCTGGCGAACCGGCGTGCGGCTGGCGTTCATGCGCTCCGCAATTTCATTTTCGCTAAAGCGGTCCCCTGGCAGCAGCAGGAAGTCGAAGATTTCCTGTTTGAGCTGCTGGTAGATGCGCTCGGCTACGGCTTCTGGTCGCTTTGGCATAGTGGTTTTCCGTGTCATTTTTACCCTCACCCCGGCCCTCTCCCTGGAAGGGAGAGGGAGGAAAAGTGAAGATCCTCTCCCTTCAGGGCGAGGGGAAAAAAAGTGAGTGCGTTTGCCTGTTTTTATCTCCTCATCCCGTTCGGGATGCGAGGCTCTGTTTTTATTCCCTCTCCCCTCTGGGGAGAGGGTTAGGGTGAGGGGCTAAATCCCCCTACACCGCCTCCAGCCACAGCAAAGCATCCCCAGGCCCCACCGGTCGGCCCTGCTGGCACTGGATCCGTACCACCTTGCCGTCGCATGGCGCGCTAACCAGCAACTCCATTTTCATCGCCTCTACGACGAGCAACGGCTCGCCCTGCTTCACGCTTTGCCCCGGCTCCACGAGGATCTTCCAGATATTGCCGTTGAGGTCGGCGCTCACCAGCTGTCCGGTCTGCTCCTCCTCCGGCAATTCCGCCGCCATCAGCGCGCTCTCCACCGCCACGCTCTCCTGCTCTTTCCAGTGCGCCACTTCGCTCAGGAAAGCTTCCTGCTGGCGGCTGCGGAAATTGGCAATATCGTCGGCGTTGTCCGCCAGAAAACGACTATATTCGGCAAAATCGAATTCAACGTCTTCGATCTCAACCTGCGCGCGCCCTTCCCGGAACGCCGTGCGGAACGCGGTTAGTTCTTCCTCGCTCACCGGGTAGAAACGCACCTGGTCGAAGAACTTGAGCAGCCACGGCTCGTCGCCAAACTGTTCGTTTTTGAGGAATTTGTTCCAGATGGGCAGCGTGCGGCCCACCAGCTGATAGCCCCCGGGCGAATCCATGCCGTAGATGCACATATACATTCCGCCGATCCCTACCGTGCCTTCTGCCGTCCACGTTCGTGCCGGGTTGTACTTCGAACTCAACAGCCGGTGACGCGGGTCGAGCGGCACGGCGCAAGGTGCACCTAGATACACATCCCCCAGGCCAAGCACCAGATAGCTGGCGTCGAACAGGATCTGTTTCACTTCATCGCGGCTTTGCAGCCCATTGGTACGCTGAATAAAATCCACGTTGTTCGGCAGCCACGGCGCGTCTTCCCGCACCGTTTGCTGATAACGTTCCACCGCCGCCAGCGTGGCGCTGTCTTCAAAGGCCAGTGGCAAATGCACGATGCGGGAAGGAATTTTCAGCTGAGTCACATCGCCCAGCTGCTTTTCAATGCCCAGCAGCAGCGTGAGCAGCTGGCTCTGGGATATACGCTGGCTGTCATAACGGATCTGCAGCGAACGCACGCCGGGGGAAAGCTCCTCAATGCCCGCCTGCGCCGCCTGGTGAATGGCCTGCATCAACAGATAAATACGCAGCCGCAGCGCCAGGTCGAGCACGTTATCGCCGTATTCAATCAGTACGTAGTTGTCGCCAGCCTGACGGTAAACCACCGCCGGAAGCGTACCCTGAGCGGGAATTTCCGCCAGAATCGCCTCGCTGGTTGTCGCGCCTGGCGCAATGGAGGGATGCAGATCCGGCAGGCTTCCACCGGCACATAGATTGGTCACCGCCACCTGCTGGGCAATTTCCAGCGACTGCGCGTGCTCAAAGCTGATGGCGTGGAAACGAATGCGATCGCCCGGCTTCACCTGCCCGACTTTCCACAACTCCGCTTTGGCAATGGTCACCGGGCAGACAAATCCGCCGAGGCTTGGGCCGTCGCGCGTCAGGATCACCGGGAAATCACCGGTAAAGTTCACCGCGCCGATGGCATATTCGCAGTCGTGCACGTTGGAAGGATGCAGCCCCGCCTCGCCGCCGTCGGCTCTGGTCCACTCCGGCTTAGGCCCGACAAGGCGCACGCCGAGCCGGTTAGAGTTGTAGTGAACCTGCCACTCGGCGTTGAAAAAGGTCTCCATTGATTCCGGGGTGAAGAAGTCCGGCGCGCCGTGTGGCCCGTAAAGCACGCCGATCTCCCACAGCTCGCCATACTGCGGGATCAACGCGGGTTCCGGGGCCTGCGGCAGGCTAATTGGCGCTGGCGTGGTGCAGGCCGGGAGACAAGGCTGGGAGATAGCCAGCACATCGGCCACCCGCAGCGTGCGCCCGGCGTGGCCGCCAAACTGGCCGAGGGCAAAAGTGGAGCGACTGCCGAGATACACCGGCACGTCAAAGCCGTTACGCACCGCCAGATAGGTACGGCACCCGCTGGAGGCTCTGCCGAGCGTCAGGATCTGTCCGGCTTTGACCACCGTGGGCTGCCAGAAGGTCACCGGCTGGTCATCCAGCGTGGCCGGGCAAGGCGCACCGGTCAGCGCGATGGTAGCCTCGCTGTGGAAACGCAGCGTCGGCCCCTGCAGGGTAAACTCCAGCCCGGCGGCGGAAGGATGGTTGCCGACGATGCGGTTCGCCAGGCGGAAAGCAAAATCATCCATCGGCCCGGACGGCGGCACGCCGATATCCCAGTATCCGAGGCGACCAGGACTGTCCTGAACGCTGCTCCAGGTGCCCGGCTCCAGCACTTCCACGGCCTGCGCCTGATAACTCACGCTGTCCAGCAGGCGCGTCCACATCACCCCGGCCTTAAACTCCGGCAGGCGGACGATCTGGCGCAGATAATCCAGATTGGTGGCGATCCCGTGCAGCCGGGTGGCTGCCAGCGCGTCGTTTAGTTTACTTAACGCCTGCAGGCGGTCATCGCCGTGAACGATGATCTTGGCGATCATCGGATCGTAAAACGCGCTGACTTCGCTGCCGGTGCTGACCCAGCCGTCAACCCGCACGCCTTCAGGGAAATAAACGTCGGTTAATACACCCGGCGACGGCTGGAAATTTTTCAGCGCATCTTCGGCATAAATGCGGACTTCAATAGCCGCCCCCTGAGGCGCTTCGGCCATTTTTTGCCAGTCCGGAGACGCGCCTGCCGCCACCTGCACCATGCATTCGATCAGATCCAGCCCCGTGACACATTCGGTTACCGGATGTTCAACCTGCAGGCGAGTGTTCACCTCCAGGAAGTAGAACGCATCCCGCGCGGCGTCGTAGATAAATTCCACGGTTCCCGCACTGCGGTAATCAACGGATTCACCCAGCGCCACGGCGGCACGGTGCAGCGCTGCGCGCGTGCTCTGCGGCAAATTGGGGGCTGGTGTTTCTTCGACAACTTTTTGGTTACGGCGCTGCAGCGAGCAATCACGCTCTCCTAAGGCAACCACCTTCCCTTTACCATCGCCAAAGATCTGCACCTCCAGGTGCCGGGCTTTATCGACAAAGCGTTCGATAAACACGCCGTCATCGCTGAAAAACTGCGCGCCCATACGCTTCACGCTTTCCCAGGCCTCAAGCAGCGCCGGTTCGCTGTCACAGCGGGTCAGGCCGATCCCGCCCCCGCCCGCCGTGGTTTTGAGCATCACCGGGTAGCCGATTTCCGCCGCCGCCAGCTGCGCTTCTGCCAGGGATGTCAGCAATCCGGTGCCCGGCGTCATCGGTACGTCTACGCCAGAAGCCAGCTCGCGGGCGCGGTGCTTCAGGCCAAAATCACTGATTTGCTGCGCGGTGGGTCCGATAAAAACAACGCCTGCCGCTTCACAAGCCTCGGCAAATTCCGCCCGCTCAGAGAGAAAGCCGTAACCGGGGAAAATCGCCTCCGCGCCACTCTCTTTTGCCGCCGCCAGTATTTTCTCGATATTCAGATACGTGTCGCTGGCCTTATCTCCGCCGAGCGCTATCGCTTCATCGGCATCAATCACGTGCTGAGCGCTGGCATCCGCGTCGGAATAAACGGCCACGCTGGTGATGTTCATTTTCTTCAGCGTGCGAATGGCGCGGCAGGCAATTTCACCGCGGTTGGCAATCAGAACCTTGCTAAACATAATCCCTCTCCTTAAGCGCCAGGTTGACGGGCAAGCCAGGCTTTCCAGCCGCCCCATGGGGTAATATCCGTGGCACCTTCTGTCGCACACGGTTCACAAATGAAGCCCTTCACGCTGCGGCCGTCCTGCAGAGTCAGCGTGCCGATCCCCAACGGCGCGGGAATTTCGGCAACAAACTCACCGAAGCGCGCAAGCGGGATATCCCACAGTTCAACGGCGATAGGCTGCCCTTCGGCGGCACGCACCAGGCCTGGCTTAGGCGGCTGGGTATTGGCCAGGGCATAAAGGCGATAGGTTTCTGCCGTGTGGGTTGCTTCGACGAAGACGGCGTTGCGGCCAGTTAGCTGGTGGTTAAGCGGCATTCCGCGCAAATGAGCGCCCACAACAGCGACGCGCACGAAGCTGCTGGCTGGTGTCATGGTCTTTTGTTCAGGCACTTTCTGGGACGTTGCTCCGGCAGGCAGATCATGCTGCGCCTGCCACTGCGCGCCAAAATG
It includes:
- the uca gene encoding urea carboxylase, translating into MFSKVLIANRGEIACRAIRTLKKMNITSVAVYSDADASAQHVIDADEAIALGGDKASDTYLNIEKILAAAKESGAEAIFPGYGFLSERAEFAEACEAAGVVFIGPTAQQISDFGLKHRARELASGVDVPMTPGTGLLTSLAEAQLAAAEIGYPVMLKTTAGGGGIGLTRCDSEPALLEAWESVKRMGAQFFSDDGVFIERFVDKARHLEVQIFGDGKGKVVALGERDCSLQRRNQKVVEETPAPNLPQSTRAALHRAAVALGESVDYRSAGTVEFIYDAARDAFYFLEVNTRLQVEHPVTECVTGLDLIECMVQVAAGASPDWQKMAEAPQGAAIEVRIYAEDALKNFQPSPGVLTDVYFPEGVRVDGWVSTGSEVSAFYDPMIAKIIVHGDDRLQALSKLNDALAATRLHGIATNLDYLRQIVRLPEFKAGVMWTRLLDSVSYQAQAVEVLEPGTWSSVQDSPGRLGYWDIGVPPSGPMDDFAFRLANRIVGNHPSAAGLEFTLQGPTLRFHSEATIALTGAPCPATLDDQPVTFWQPTVVKAGQILTLGRASSGCRTYLAVRNGFDVPVYLGSRSTFALGQFGGHAGRTLRVADVLAISQPCLPACTTPAPISLPQAPEPALIPQYGELWEIGVLYGPHGAPDFFTPESMETFFNAEWQVHYNSNRLGVRLVGPKPEWTRADGGEAGLHPSNVHDCEYAIGAVNFTGDFPVILTRDGPSLGGFVCPVTIAKAELWKVGQVKPGDRIRFHAISFEHAQSLEIAQQVAVTNLCAGGSLPDLHPSIAPGATTSEAILAEIPAQGTLPAVVYRQAGDNYVLIEYGDNVLDLALRLRIYLLMQAIHQAAQAGIEELSPGVRSLQIRYDSQRISQSQLLTLLLGIEKQLGDVTQLKIPSRIVHLPLAFEDSATLAAVERYQQTVREDAPWLPNNVDFIQRTNGLQSRDEVKQILFDASYLVLGLGDVYLGAPCAVPLDPRHRLLSSKYNPARTWTAEGTVGIGGMYMCIYGMDSPGGYQLVGRTLPIWNKFLKNEQFGDEPWLLKFFDQVRFYPVSEEELTAFRTAFREGRAQVEIEDVEFDFAEYSRFLADNADDIANFRSRQQEAFLSEVAHWKEQESVAVESALMAAELPEEEQTGQLVSADLNGNIWKILVEPGQSVKQGEPLLVVEAMKMELLVSAPCDGKVVRIQCQQGRPVGPGDALLWLEAV
- a CDS encoding GntR family transcriptional regulator; the encoded protein is MPKRPEAVAERIYQQLKQEIFDFLLLPGDRFSENEIAERMNASRTPVRQALYALQQEGYVDVQPRSGWQIRAVDFDHLEALYDLRIVLELEAVKRLCQRADSVFPLPLQALKQFWLDEPPLAEGMNVAPHDEAFHMTLVSAAGNSEMARVHREITEKIRIVRRLDFTRQPRVSATYAEHGQILLAVRDRNLEEAQTRLHDHIAASQKEVRQITLHMLHQARQFKLS
- the urtA gene encoding urea ABC transporter substrate-binding protein; translated protein: MQRRTFVKAFALSASVVSFGWAFAAHAADTIKVGIMHSLSGTMAISETPLKDVALMTIDDINAKGGVLGKKLEPVVVDPASNWPLFAEKARQLLSQDKVAVVFGCWTSVSRKSVLPVFEELNGLLFYPVQYEGEEMSPNVFYTGAAPNQQAIPAVEYLMSEDGGAAKRFFLLGTDYVYPRTTNKILRAFLHSKGVQDKDIEEVYTPFGHSDYQTIVANIKKFSAGGKTAVISTINGDSNVPFYKELANQGLKATDVPVVAFSVGEEELRGIDTKPLVGNLAAWNYFESVDNPTNKQFVSEWKAYAKTHNLPNANTVVTNDPMEATYVGIHMWAQAVEKAGTTDVDKVRAAMAGQTFNAPSGFTLTMDATNHHLHKPVMIGEIESNGQFNVVWQTDKPVRAQPWSPFIPGNDKKSDLPVKTASN